In Nitrosopumilaceae archaeon, the following proteins share a genomic window:
- a CDS encoding histidine kinase, whose product MLHWRKNSEKPGIVPEKISSPIDPKLLLVIFGIVGAFQIYLYAAFPNPDDAAHLIDVISVINPLISSIAAFFVVKRYWGSRVFGKSYLVLTIGFAMNFIGEAVYGMYDVLGYDTTFTAADLFFYAFYPLIMAHLILNIRFFKPKIGTLTKSWVIAIPIVITLVYSIISFQKQGEANFGFYSGLIYVILGSSILSGTMLGARVFRQGVLGVSWLVLLIGVILLTFGDVWYSYLDTFNQYTLTHPVNLFWYSGYMIITYALYKHQKTI is encoded by the coding sequence ATGTTGCATTGGAGAAAGAATTCTGAAAAACCCGGTATAGTACCAGAAAAGATTAGCAGTCCAATTGATCCAAAGTTATTATTAGTAATTTTTGGAATAGTGGGTGCATTTCAAATATATCTATATGCAGCTTTTCCAAATCCAGACGATGCTGCACATCTAATTGACGTCATTTCTGTCATTAATCCATTAATTTCTTCAATTGCTGCATTTTTTGTAGTAAAAAGATATTGGGGGTCACGTGTATTTGGAAAATCATATCTTGTTTTAACTATAGGATTTGCCATGAATTTTATTGGAGAAGCTGTTTATGGCATGTATGATGTATTAGGTTATGATACAACTTTTACAGCTGCAGATCTATTCTTCTACGCATTTTATCCGTTAATTATGGCACATTTAATATTAAATATAAGATTTTTCAAGCCAAAAATTGGTACCCTCACCAAATCATGGGTAATTGCTATCCCAATTGTCATTACATTAGTTTATTCCATAATTTCATTTCAAAAACAAGGTGAGGCTAATTTTGGTTTCTATAGTGGATTGATTTATGTAATCTTGGGTTCTTCGATTTTGTCTGGCACCATGCTAGGAGCTAGAGTGTTCCGACAAGGTGTTTTAGGGGTTTCTTGGCTTGTTTTGTTAATAGGTGTAATACTCTTGACTTTTGGTGATGTGTGGTATTCTTATCTTGATACGTTTAATCAATACACACTAACACATCCGGTCAATTTATTTTGGTATAGTGGATACATGATAATTACTTATGCATTATACAAACATCAAAAAACAATTTAA